A region of the Phycisphaerales bacterium genome:
GGTCAGTGTCTCGAACAGAGTGAGGAAATTGCCGTCGTCGCCGCGCCGCGCGAGCAGGTATGGTCCATGATCGACGGCGGCGAACTCATCGACGCCAAGAGCATCGCCGCGATGACCTTGTACGAGCGCCATTGCCATGAGCCCGTTTGACCGTTCAACCCGCAGGTCGCGCCGAAGCGAAAGGCTCGGCTGGTGGCGCCTGGCCGATGACGTTGCGGCGTGGTCGCTGCCGGTGGGACGCCTCATGGGCGTGCGCCTGCGCGTGCACGCGCTGCTCATTCTGCTCATCGCGGTGGAGATGCTTCGCTCGACGTGGCTGGCGGACCAGGAGACGGCCAGCGGCCCGGCCATCATGGCCACGGCTCTGCTGGCGCTGGTCATCGTCGTCTTCGCGCATGAAATCGGCAAGGCGCTCATGACGCGCTGGATGGGAGGCGCCGCCGAGACGATCGTGCTCTGGCCCCTGGGCGGTCTCTCCGAGCACCAGCAGCCGGCGGCGTGGCGGCGACGGCTCATCGCCTCGACCGGCGGCGTGCTGCTCAGCCTCGTGCTCGCCTCGGCGCTGTGGCCCATGCTCATGGAGATCACGCCCAACTGGTACACGACGATCACGCATCCGCTCACGCCGGGCGAGTCGTTCGGCGAGTGGCTGCTGGTGGCCAAGGCCCGGCCGCCCTGGTGGATGCTGCTGGTGTGGTGGATCGGGTATGCAAACCTGATCGTGCTCGCGGCGAATCTCATTCCGATCTATCCGCTCGACGCGGCTCACGCGCTCGAGAGCGTGCTTATGGCCGCACTCGGCCGGCGGCGCGGCCGGAGCGTTTCGATCGCTGTGGCGCTGTGTCTGTCTCTGGTGGTGGTGTCCGCGTCGCTGCTGGTCGATCAGATCGCGGGCGTGTTCCTCGGCGGGTTCGCGATGCTCTGCTGCATCACCACGGCGAGGCGGCACGCGTTTATCGAAGCGCCGGTCGATACCGTCGATGTCCCCCCGCCGCTGCAGCAGGCGCCGGACCGCGATGAACTCAATGACGTCGTAGTGCGCTCGCCACGATCGCTGGCCAACCTGGAGACGACGGCCTTCCAGGTGCGGCTGGAGGCGTCGCCGGACACGCAACGGCGCACGCAGCCGCGAGCCGTGCAAGGCGATCGGCTGGCCACCGAAGAAGAGGTGGTGGACCGGATTCTGGCCAAGATCAGCGCCGAGGGGATCGCCGGATTGAGCGAGCAGGAGCGCAAGATTCTCGAATCAGTCACGGCCCGTCGCCGCCGGGGATAGACTTCCTCTTCACCAATGGGCATCTACGACCGGCAATACGTGCGTGAAGACCACGGCGGGGGCAGCCCCTTTCCCTCCGGCATGGCGGCGATGTCGGGCTGGTCGTTTAACACCTGGCTCATCATCCTCAACGTCGCAGTATTCGTGCTCGATGCGCTGCTCGCGCCGGCGTTTGCCCAGAACCTGCTGCTGGGCGTCAATGCGGCAACGGGCGAGCCGGTGTTCCAGGCGATGGCGCCGCTGGCCTACTTCGGCCACTTCTCCACGACCACGGCGCTCGTTCACTTCCAGGTCTGGCGCTTTCTGACGTTTCAGTTTCTGCACGCCAGCGTGCTGCACATTGCCTTCAACATGCTGGCGCTGTACGTGTTCGGGCCGATGGTTGAGCACTACCTCGGCAGTCGGCGCTACCTCGCGTTCTACCTGCTGTGCGGGGTGGCGGGCGCGGCGTTGTACCTGCTGCTCAACCTGGCGGGGCTGATGATCGGGCGCGGCCTGCCGCTGGTGCTGTTCAATAACCCCGCCACGCCGCTGGTGGGAGCGTCTGCGGGGATCTTCGGCGTGCTCTTTGCCGCCGCGTACCTGCGACCCAACCAGGTCATCACGCTGTTTCTGTTTTTCGTCCTGCCCATCAGCATGCGCATCAAGACGCTGGCGATCGGGCTGCTCGTCATTGCCATCTTCGTCCTCTACACCGGCGGGGACAACGCGGGCGGCCAGGCGGGGCACATCGGCGGCGCCGCGCTTGGCGCGCTGCTCATCCGGCACGCGAACTGGCTCAACTGGGCGCTCTGGCTGCCGCTCGACGGTCTCAAGCGGCGCGGGCACCACGCCTTCGGCCGCTACTCGGGCGGAGCCGCCGGCGGGCGCGAGTTCTTCACCGGCAAGCCGGCCCGGCGGCCGGGCTTCTTCGAACGCCGCAAACAGGCGAAAGAACAGTCTGAACTCGACGAAGTCGATCGCATTCTCGCCAAGATCGCCAACCAGGGCATGGGCAGCCTCACCGAGCGAGAAAAGGGCATCCTCCAGCGCGACACCGAGCGCAAGCGAGGCGCGTAGCAGGTGGCCGCGCTGCGATTCGAGATCAAAGCCCGCTCACGCGCGTGCGGCGCCCGGATGGGCGTCGTGCACACGCCGCACGGCTCGTTCGACACGCCCGCGTTCATGCCCGTGGGCACCAAGGCGTCCGTCAAGGGCCTTCTGCCTGAACTCGTCAGGCGCACCGGCTCGCAGATCATCCTCGGCAACACCTACCACCTCATGCTGCGGCCCGGCAGCGACGTAGTCGCCCACTTCGGCGGCCTGCACCGCTTCATGCGCTGGGATGGACCGATCCTGACTGACAGCGGCGGCTATCAGGTCTTCTCGATGTCGGACATCAATCGCATCACCGACGACGGCGTGGTGTTCAAGTCGATCATCGACGGTTCAATGGTCGATCTCACGCCCGAGCGCTCGATGCAGGTGCAGAACGAACTCGGCGCCGACATCATCATGGCCTTTGATGATTGCCCGCCCAGCGGACCATGCGAAGACGCAAGCGGCGCTTACGCGGCGCGCCTTGATATCGCGATGGAGCGCACCATTGCCTGGCTGGAGCGGTGCGCCGCGAGCCACGCGCGCCCGGACGAACAGGCGCTCTTTGGAATTGTCCAGGGCGGCACCGATCTCGACCGCCGCCGGCGGAGCGTCGAGCAGGTGTGCGGCATCGACCTGCCCGGTTATGCGATCGGCGGCGTGGCGGTGGGCGAGGGCACGGAGGAGATCCGGCGCATCGTGGAGCACACGGCCCCCCTGCTGCCCGCTGACCGGCCTCGGTATCTCATGGGAGTCGGCTACGAGTGGGACCTCATCATGGCGGTGCGGGCGGGGGTTGACATGTTCGACTGCGTCCTGCCGACCCGCAACGGGCGCAACGCCAACGCCTTCACGCGGCGCGGGCCGGTTCGGCTGCGCAATGCGGTGCACGCGCGGGACGAATCGCCCATCGAGGCGGGCTGCGACTGCCCGGCCTGCGGCGAGAGTTTCAGCCGGGGGTACCTGCGGCATCTTTTCCTCGCCGAGGAGATGCTTGGTCCCATCCTCGTCAGCCTGCATAACATAGCCCACTTTCAACGGCTGATGGCAGACGCGCGCCAGGCCGTGGTGGATGATGACTGGGCCCGGCTGACGGCCGACTGGCCGGTGCTGGGCGGCGCGGACGTCGCCTTGGCCGAGGACGCCTGACGGACCGCAAACTGCTCTCTCGAAGGGCGCTCGACGCCGATTGGACCGCACCATGGAGTTCCCTTTCACGATTTTGACGCTCGCGCAGGCGGATAACCCGTCGGACACCGGTGCCTCGCCGACCCCCGCGGGGGGCGAAGCGAGCAGCGGCTCGCCCGGCGCGGGAGGCGGCGGGAGTGCCCCGGCGGCCAACCCGTGGGGCAGCGCCTTTATCTTCATCCCCCTGCTGCTGATCATGGTCGTCATGATCTGGACGAGCAGTTCCGCCCAGCGCAAGGAAAAGAAGAAGCGCGAGCAGATGCTCGGGGCGCTCAAGCGACACGATCGGGTGCAGACGATCGGCGGGCTGATCGGCTCGGTGGTGGAAATCAAGGACAGCGAAGTGGTGCTAAAG
Encoded here:
- a CDS encoding rhomboid family intramembrane serine protease; its protein translation is MGIYDRQYVREDHGGGSPFPSGMAAMSGWSFNTWLIILNVAVFVLDALLAPAFAQNLLLGVNAATGEPVFQAMAPLAYFGHFSTTTALVHFQVWRFLTFQFLHASVLHIAFNMLALYVFGPMVEHYLGSRRYLAFYLLCGVAGAALYLLLNLAGLMIGRGLPLVLFNNPATPLVGASAGIFGVLFAAAYLRPNQVITLFLFFVLPISMRIKTLAIGLLVIAIFVLYTGGDNAGGQAGHIGGAALGALLIRHANWLNWALWLPLDGLKRRGHHAFGRYSGGAAGGREFFTGKPARRPGFFERRKQAKEQSELDEVDRILAKIANQGMGSLTEREKGILQRDTERKRGA
- the yajC gene encoding preprotein translocase subunit YajC, with the translated sequence MEFPFTILTLAQADNPSDTGASPTPAGGEASSGSPGAGGGGSAPAANPWGSAFIFIPLLLIMVVMIWTSSSAQRKEKKKREQMLGALKRHDRVQTIGGLIGSVVEIKDSEVVLKVDEANNVKMRFAKSAVQQVLSEGEGEAASGGR
- the tgt gene encoding tRNA guanosine(34) transglycosylase Tgt, with product MRFEIKARSRACGARMGVVHTPHGSFDTPAFMPVGTKASVKGLLPELVRRTGSQIILGNTYHLMLRPGSDVVAHFGGLHRFMRWDGPILTDSGGYQVFSMSDINRITDDGVVFKSIIDGSMVDLTPERSMQVQNELGADIIMAFDDCPPSGPCEDASGAYAARLDIAMERTIAWLERCAASHARPDEQALFGIVQGGTDLDRRRRSVEQVCGIDLPGYAIGGVAVGEGTEEIRRIVEHTAPLLPADRPRYLMGVGYEWDLIMAVRAGVDMFDCVLPTRNGRNANAFTRRGPVRLRNAVHARDESPIEAGCDCPACGESFSRGYLRHLFLAEEMLGPILVSLHNIAHFQRLMADARQAVVDDDWARLTADWPVLGGADVALAEDA